The DNA window AACGGAAAAATCTACGGAGGAATGTTTCTATAATTGCCTCACTCCATCTGCATATTCCAATTATACATTTGCGATATATAAAACATATCATAAAAAACTATTTTTAATTGTTATGAACGCTTGGATATAAAATAATATTTAAAGATAATATTTTTATCTCATTAAATATATTCCTACTTATAGGAGTGAGGGGTATAAGCAATGAGAGGTAAAAGTTTAACATTTTTATCTTTAGTTATCATCATATTTTTATTTACGACTACAGGAAGCATTGCCAATGATGATAATCCAAAAGATGATAATATAAATCCTATTAACAGCAAGAGTGGTACAGACAATACTCAAAAAGTAAATACTGAAACTACAGACGAAGATAAACAGGGTTTTCAGATTAATATTCCGAGTGTATTTACCAATTACAAAAATGACAAATCAACTGATTCTCTTATTAAAGACTTATTAAACAGTAGCAATGAAGATACACGTATCAAGGCCGCAAAATCTCTCGGAGAAAAAAGAGGTCAAAATGCAATAGACTCGTTGATAAAAGCATTCGAAGATGAAAGTGTGTATGTTAAAATCGCTGCTGCTAATTCACTGGGTAAAATCGGAAATCCTGCAACAGGAGATCTTCTTGAAGTGCTTGACAGCCAGAACGAAGATGTGCGCAAATATTCTGTTAAAGCACTTGGGAATATCAGAAATGAAAATACTGCAGATGAATTGTCAGATGTTTTGTTAAATGACAAAAGCAGTGATGTTAGAGAAAGTGCCGCAAAAGCCCTCGGTGATATCGGCGACAAGAGAGCCGCTGAACCACTGATTGATGCTCTTTTAAACGATACTGATGAAGATGTAAGAAGTAAATCTGTTGTTGCTCTTGGAAAAATTAAAAATGAAAATGTTGTAAAGCCATTGTCTAACGCTCTTTTGAATGATGAAAGCAGTGATGTTAGAGAAAGTGCCGCAAAAGCCCTCGGTGATATCGGCGACAAGAGAGCCGCTGAACCACTGATTAATGCTCTTCTAAATGATACTGATGATGATGTACGGTATCAGGTCGTAGAAGTATTCAGCGAAATAAAAGATAAAAATGCAGTTGACCCATTAGTTAAAATTTTGTTAAACGACAGGGATGTAGATGTCAGGAGTTCCGCCGCCGAAGTTTTGGGTGATATCGAGGATGAAAAAGCCGCAGAACCCCTTGTTAAAGCTTTAAACGATGATAGTGAGGAAGTCAGGGAAAACTCTGCTGATGCTATACTTGAAATTGGAGAACCCGCTACAAGTCCACTGGTAAATGAACTTGATAACAGAAACAAAAATGTTGTAAATACTGCCTCTGACCTACTTGTTGAAATCGGCGACCCTTCTGTTGATCCACTTATACAGACGCTAAGCAACAGTAATAGTGATAATGCCAAAATTAAAGCAGCCGATATACTTGGTAAAATCAGAAACGAAAGCAATATAAAACCATTGATTAAGACGTTAAATAACGAAAACAGCAGAGATGTTAAACTTAGTGTTGCAGATGCTTTGGTTAATATCGGAAAACCTGCTGTTGACCCGCTCATCAAAACATTGAATAACAACGATGATAAAGAACTGGAAAAATACCTACAACTGGCACTTGTACAGATAGGAGATGAAAAAGCTATAGAGTCACTTACCCGTTCTTTAAACAAGGAAAAAACTTACACCGCTAACATAGAATCACTCCAGAATGAACAACTGGACGGAGAAATACAGCCGCTTAAAGAAGCCTATAAACAGGAAAACAAAAATTCAATATCCAATATTGCAAACGCTCTTGATGATATAAATGACAAACATACAAAGTCACTGGCTTGGTCATTAAAATATAATAACAACCCTGCAAGAAGCTGTGCATCAGCAGCAGGTGTAGATATTAACAGCAAAAATGCACAGGAAAAGCTTGTAAAGGCTCTTAAAGACGAAAAAGGTTATGTTAGAATCAGTGCCATCATGGCTCTGGCAGAAATCGGAAATGATAAAACAGTAAAGCCTATTGCAGAAGTGATGTTTAAAGACAACCCCGAAATAAGAGCAACTGCCGCCTATGCTCTCGGTGAAATCGGCGATATTGATGCAGAAAAACATCTTATAAGGGCTATGCTTCATGATGAATATGAAAATGTAAAGAGCAACGCTGCACTGGCACTGGGTAAAATTGGAGATGATGAAACTGCACATTACCTTACAAGAGTGCTGACTGATGGCGAAGAAAAAGACCAGGTAAGAAGTAGCGCAGCTCTGGCACTGGGCAAAATAAAAGAATCAAGTTCAGTTTCTCCATTACTAAAGACCGTAAACCATGAAAACAAGGAAATGCGGCACTACTCTGCTCTCGCACTTGGAAAAATTGGTGATGAAAGAGCGGTTAAATCTCTTATTATACTTCTGCAAAATGAAGATAACAGAGAAGTTAAAAATGGAGCTATTTATGCCCTTGGTGAAATCAGGAATGAGAAGGCAGTAGAGCCATTGATTGAATGTCTGGATGATGCTAACAGCAAAATCAGGAAAAACGCTGTGATAGCTCTTGGGAAAATCAATAGTGATAAAACTGTGTCCCCACTGATTCAGAGATTGAATGATAATGACCCCGAAATTAGAAAATATTCGGCAATTATACTTGGAAAGATAGGGGATAAAAAAGCAGTCCATCCACTTATAAACACCCTGGATGACAGTAATAAGGATGTAAGAAAGGCTACTACAAATGCACTTGCCAAAATAGGTAAACCCGCAGTCCAGCCACTTATCAACTCACTGGATTCCAGAAATCCTGATGTTAAAGAACATGCAACCAATGCGTTGATAAAAATAGGTGAACCCTGTGTACAGCCCCTTATTAAGGCATTAGACAACGATAAAATCAAAAAACCTGCTACTATTGTCCTTATAGAGATAGGGGACAAAAAAGCAATTGAGCCATTAATCGATGCCTATAATATGGAAAAATAAACGACCTTTAAAGGTCGTCGTTTTATTTTTATTCAAAGGTTATATCCACACTTCCTACATTTTCTGCCAGTCTTTTTGAAAGTAAACCCGCCTCTATCCTGCATACATGAAGTACACCACACGGGACAAGGCAAATGGATGTACAGTCAGCTTCTTTTGCCTTTTCCATGACATAGTTATCCTTAATGTCAAACAATTCCATCATGGGTACTTCCATATGAGATAAATTTTTTATTTTTTCGCAGGGTGTATCAATATCAATGATAACTTTGTCCCCTTCCATTTGACCTTTTATTTTATGTGTGAATCCACATAATCTTGAATTTACAGTTACTTCTGTCATTTTTATCCCACCAATCAATTATAACTGGAATCTATTACGTTGGCATCATTTTGAGAATGGCAATGGGAATCTTTTTCCTCAACATTCATGTTTTTATTTTCCAGATTTTGTGATATTGTATTTTTTACAATATCTGTTAATTCATCTTCTGATATACCTGTAACGGCTGCCAAGAATTTTAATCTGGGCAAGGCTATGTTTTCGTTTTCTAAAATTGACTTTTCTACCTGTGGGTCTTCATTAGAAGATGTTACACTTGACTTTATTCTTTTGTTTGAAAATTCCATAGAAGTTTTTATATGACCTATAAAATCAGGACTTGTGTTAAGTACTCTATATCGTATATCATTGACTATTTCATTAACAATTCTTTCTGATGATTCAGATGTTAGCTGTTTTGAAAATACTGTAAATTCACCTGAAAACATCGAAACCTGTGACATATCGATAGAATTCTTGTACTCGAATCCGTCCAGACTATGTTTATTACTATTTTCATCGAGAAGGTTTATAAGGTTCTGGAAATTTTCATCCTTATGCTTGGCTGAAAAATTGAGGATTTTTGCTTCCGGATTTTTATCTTTTAAGAATTTCCTTGTATTTTCTATATTTTCAGCATCAGCGATATCATTTTTATTAATACCCAGTATATCGGCTTCTTCAATCTGGGTCAATATGAATTTGGGAATTTGGTCTACTTCTGCTTTAAACCTGCTACCATCAACAAGGGTTACAATTGGTGCAAAAGAAAGATTTTTAATGTCCATATTCTCAAGGTCCTGCTTTATTTGATTTGGAAATGCAAGACCTGTGGGTTCTATAATTACAGTATCAGGATTTAATTCATCGTTTAAGTTTTCAAGTGTATATTCCATATTAATTTTAAGTGTACAGCAAATGCACCCATTGGTTATTTCCTTTGTTACTATCCCGGAATTTGTAATTGTGTCTCCATCAATTCCGATTTCTCCAATTTCGTTAACTATTATGGCGACCTTTTGACCGTTATCTATTAAATGTTTACCAAGGTTTAGGAGAGAGGTTGTTTTTCCACTCCCCAGAAATCCACCAACTATTATTATTCTCATACATTCACCTGATGATTATTTGATAAATAAATGAATAAAACAGTACTGAGCTGATAAAAAGTTATGCCTGTTCGATTTCAAAAGGTGACTCATGGGCGTTTAACACTTTGACGTTTTTAAATTGTATTGCTTTCTTTGGACATACATCTACACAGCGCTTACAGCTTACACCCAGACATCTTTGACTGTCATGTACCTGATATACATCCTCTTTATAACTGACTATTTGTAGCGCTTTTTCTGGACACTTATCTTCACACATATAACAAAAACTGCAGTTTTTAATTGGTCTTTCAATAACAATCCCCAGATCCCTTAATACCTGAACACTCTCTTTACCTAAGTCGTTGATATCTTTTGTTACCTGTTTTTCAATTCTGGGGTTTTCAGCAAGTTTTGGGAGCCCTTGTATATTAAAGCTTTTCAGCATCTGGTCATACATTTCCAGAGGCATACCCTGTGTCCAGTACGAAAATTCACACGAATATATCAACTTAAACATTTCACTTTTTGCCATCATCAGATGGTCGGTTTCTATTTTATGTGCAAATTCTACAACCTCATCAAGCTTTGATTCGTTCAGAATCAGTTCTTTTGCCAGTGAAATCGATGTATTACCAAATTGCACTATATTTTTTGCCGAACCGGGACAAATACCCAGTTTTCTTGCTTTGTCAGCATCTACATAAGTACCTGATGCACCGGTCATATACATGTTTTCAAGGTCTTTAAAATCCAATCCTGCTTCCATTAACATTGTAAGGTGCGAAGCCCTGATAGCTCCAACCGCCTTTCCTGCTTCTCTGACATCATCCTCAGTTATTTCAATACCACCACCAAGGATCAACCTGCCGTCAGGCAACTTAGGCATTGTTTTTATCAAACCTGTTTCAAGAGCTACTGACAACAAAGAAATCATGCCTGTACCTGTTATACCAATTGCTCTGGTTTCCGATTGTTCTATTACTTCACCAGCAACAGGGTTTACAAGGTCACCTTTTCTTTCTAACATACTGTCATCAAGAACAGTGAGTCTCCAGTAGTTACCTTCAGGGTTTACGTCAGTTATCGCTCCCGGACCTGCAAGCATTCCACAGTTTATACCCTGACCTTCTATTGCAGGACCTGCAGCCGCACTACCTGTTATAATTCTGTCACCCACTTTAAGTGCCATTTCTGCATTTGTACCGTAATCGGTCACCATTGAGGGTTCTCTCTGATTCATAAAATCGGTTTCTATCATCATTGCAAGTGCATCCGCTCCGACTTCATGTTGTATGGATGGTGGAATAATGATTGTACAGTTTGGTAAATCAAGATTCTTGAAAACCTCATTTGCAGGAACAACTTTTGCATCACGTTTTACATTTTCAACCCCCAGTTCTTTTTGCATGGATTCCCCTGCATAAGCAAGGTCTCTTATTTCTGTGTCCTGGAAAAGTGAGAGCTGAATAGGATTACCGCATACAGATAATTTTTTAATCTCTAAAAGGTCAATATTGAAATTATCTATTATTTCTTCAACTGTATCCTGGATTATCTCGGTTGCAACATCTTCACCAAGCTGGATTGCAAAATCGAGCTGGTCTATAACGTTACCTCCAGGGAGAGGGTGCCTCATTGTAAGTACAGTTTTTATTGTTTCTTCTGTATCAAGGTCTATAAGCTGTGCTCTAATACCACTTGTACCCAAATCCATTGCAATTCCATACATT is part of the Methanohalobium evestigatum Z-7303 genome and encodes:
- a CDS encoding HEAT repeat domain-containing protein; translated protein: MRGKSLTFLSLVIIIFLFTTTGSIANDDNPKDDNINPINSKSGTDNTQKVNTETTDEDKQGFQINIPSVFTNYKNDKSTDSLIKDLLNSSNEDTRIKAAKSLGEKRGQNAIDSLIKAFEDESVYVKIAAANSLGKIGNPATGDLLEVLDSQNEDVRKYSVKALGNIRNENTADELSDVLLNDKSSDVRESAAKALGDIGDKRAAEPLIDALLNDTDEDVRSKSVVALGKIKNENVVKPLSNALLNDESSDVRESAAKALGDIGDKRAAEPLINALLNDTDDDVRYQVVEVFSEIKDKNAVDPLVKILLNDRDVDVRSSAAEVLGDIEDEKAAEPLVKALNDDSEEVRENSADAILEIGEPATSPLVNELDNRNKNVVNTASDLLVEIGDPSVDPLIQTLSNSNSDNAKIKAADILGKIRNESNIKPLIKTLNNENSRDVKLSVADALVNIGKPAVDPLIKTLNNNDDKELEKYLQLALVQIGDEKAIESLTRSLNKEKTYTANIESLQNEQLDGEIQPLKEAYKQENKNSISNIANALDDINDKHTKSLAWSLKYNNNPARSCASAAGVDINSKNAQEKLVKALKDEKGYVRISAIMALAEIGNDKTVKPIAEVMFKDNPEIRATAAYALGEIGDIDAEKHLIRAMLHDEYENVKSNAALALGKIGDDETAHYLTRVLTDGEEKDQVRSSAALALGKIKESSSVSPLLKTVNHENKEMRHYSALALGKIGDERAVKSLIILLQNEDNREVKNGAIYALGEIRNEKAVEPLIECLDDANSKIRKNAVIALGKINSDKTVSPLIQRLNDNDPEIRKYSAIILGKIGDKKAVHPLINTLDDSNKDVRKATTNALAKIGKPAVQPLINSLDSRNPDVKEHATNALIKIGEPCVQPLIKALDNDKIKKPATIVLIEIGDKKAIEPLIDAYNMEK
- a CDS encoding DUF6951 family protein; the encoded protein is MTEVTVNSRLCGFTHKIKGQMEGDKVIIDIDTPCEKIKNLSHMEVPMMELFDIKDNYVMEKAKEADCTSICLVPCGVLHVCRIEAGLLSKRLAENVGSVDITFE
- a CDS encoding CobW family GTP-binding protein, coding for MRIIIVGGFLGSGKTTSLLNLGKHLIDNGQKVAIIVNEIGEIGIDGDTITNSGIVTKEITNGCICCTLKINMEYTLENLNDELNPDTVIIEPTGLAFPNQIKQDLENMDIKNLSFAPIVTLVDGSRFKAEVDQIPKFILTQIEEADILGINKNDIADAENIENTRKFLKDKNPEAKILNFSAKHKDENFQNLINLLDENSNKHSLDGFEYKNSIDMSQVSMFSGEFTVFSKQLTSESSERIVNEIVNDIRYRVLNTSPDFIGHIKTSMEFSNKRIKSSVTSSNEDPQVEKSILENENIALPRLKFLAAVTGISEDELTDIVKNTISQNLENKNMNVEEKDSHCHSQNDANVIDSSYN
- a CDS encoding methylamine methyltransferase corrinoid protein reductive activase, encoding MYGIAMDLGTSGIRAQLIDLDTEETIKTVLTMRHPLPGGNVIDQLDFAIQLGEDVATEIIQDTVEEIIDNFNIDLLEIKKLSVCGNPIQLSLFQDTEIRDLAYAGESMQKELGVENVKRDAKVVPANEVFKNLDLPNCTIIIPPSIQHEVGADALAMMIETDFMNQREPSMVTDYGTNAEMALKVGDRIITGSAAAGPAIEGQGINCGMLAGPGAITDVNPEGNYWRLTVLDDSMLERKGDLVNPVAGEVIEQSETRAIGITGTGMISLLSVALETGLIKTMPKLPDGRLILGGGIEITEDDVREAGKAVGAIRASHLTMLMEAGLDFKDLENMYMTGASGTYVDADKARKLGICPGSAKNIVQFGNTSISLAKELILNESKLDEVVEFAHKIETDHLMMAKSEMFKLIYSCEFSYWTQGMPLEMYDQMLKSFNIQGLPKLAENPRIEKQVTKDINDLGKESVQVLRDLGIVIERPIKNCSFCYMCEDKCPEKALQIVSYKEDVYQVHDSQRCLGVSCKRCVDVCPKKAIQFKNVKVLNAHESPFEIEQA